One genomic window of Osmia bicornis bicornis chromosome 3, iOsmBic2.1, whole genome shotgun sequence includes the following:
- the LOC114877804 gene encoding protein NDUFAF4 homolog codes for MGKVYSYFSRPLRTFNIENRTERILAKSKPTPAPQYPYVKKQKEIVDKLYPNFMETHLKKDTQLDDRLKQVFVESDNPKVEVSSSTKSLPQDRSQTPLFEYGVYVSDVIPEGKCSLRQALDFISKHNENPTEYSAKQIAQEYKLDKQVVENILKHFKIPNVKQFKRRQIDWTPVEKTN; via the exons ATGGGAAAAGTATATTCCTACTTTTCACGACCACTTCGTACATTTAACATTGAAAATCGTACGGAGCGGATTCTTGCAAAATCGAAGCCTACTCCTGCACCTCAGTATCCATATgtaaagaaacaaaaggaaATAGTAGATAAAT TGTATCCAAATTTTATGGAAACCCACTTAAAGAAGGATACACAGTTGGATGACCGATTAAAACAAGTTTTTGTTGAGTCTGATAATCCAAAG GTTGAAGTATCATCTTCTACTAAATCATTACCACAAGACAGAAGTCAAACTCCTCTGTTTGAATATGGTGTTTACGTATCAGATGTAATTCCTGAGGGTAAATGTTCCTTAAGGCAAGCATTGGATTTTATTTCCAAGCATAATGAAAACCCTACTGAATATTCTGCGAAGCAAATAGCTCAAGAATACAAATTAGATAAACAAGTAGTGG aaaatattttaaaacattttaaaatcCCTAATGTTAAGCAATTTAAACGGCGGCAAATTGATTGGACTCCAGTTGAAAAGACAAACTAG
- the LOC114877801 gene encoding double-strand-break repair protein rad21 homolog — protein sequence MFYAHFVLAKKGPLARIWLAAHWDKKLTKAHVFETNIEKSVDGILQPKVKMALRTSGHLLLGVVRIYSRKAKYLLADCNEAFVKIKMAFRPGMVDLPEEHREAAVTAITLPEVFHDFDTAMPELKDVDIEAQFSLNQSRAEEITMREDYGSLALVSHDQGFGDMSFDAEPPELLRHAGAVEPSLDQTHMLFTDGPGIEAALEPKEKEPVPGPSVTAQAMDIDMPIRDDGFGGHLGQDIISGGLFEGGLFDEAPMGEVPVPEVSAVTEAQEPGVVPGAPPSVHDESEEEMGDRFGGPPSPMGGMSSDESRPVSPAATGEEAEGRISVASRRFTPAPPTIPEERPMEAIEEAPPLQDQTTLLHDEEESFALAPVDASALKGFTKAKRKRKLIVDEVKNISGEEMKAQLSDTSDIITTLDLAPPTKRLMHWKETGGVEKLFALPGRPIPARVLFKNYQRHLTSKSYDHEDFGRLAGEEEGMPLEQMREPVEVESFEQSIISKRMGRKRKAPFDEEVRPPPPAPVPPPVETAPEAIEVPSIVAQPSLPPPESPVPPPEVSLPTEPSLAEISGVVPPVEEVEMAPPAAEAPMLPSEIPEIPPTEAVAAPEEPTPTIPTEPEVTAAPSAEMPQMENMGYDQAQLQVPTYPGYDEHPPPPHTPAISERGPATPWNHEDYEFPPSVGPEEQQIDETYEQFEERVLNKRAAHMYQVIKSKLETKDRLTLSEMAYKNNRKQVAQKFYTLLVLKKFQVLELYQERPYTEIVVNKGPKFENPAL from the exons ATGTTTTACGCACATTTTGTGTTGGCCAAAAAGGGGCCGCTGGCTCGTATTTGGTTAGCCGCTCATTGGGACAAGAAATTAACAAAAGCTCATGTATTTGAAACGAACATTGAAAAATCTGTAGATGGTATATTACAGCCAAAG gTAAAAATGGCTCTAAGAACCTCAGGCCATTTATTATTGGGTGTAGTACGGATATACTCACGGAAGGCTAAATACCTTTTGGCTGATTGTAATGAAGCATTtgtcaaaataaaaatggcCTTCAGGCCAGGCATGGTCGATCTGCCAGAAGAACATAGAGAAGCTGCTGTAACAGCTATAACATTACCTGAAgtttttcatgattttgatACAGCAATGCCAGAATTAAA AGATGTAGATATTGAAGCACAGTTTAGTTTAAACCAATCTCGGGCAGAAGAAATAACCATGAGAGAAGATTATGGTAGCCTGGCTTTAGTTTCTCATGATCAAGGATTTGGTGATATGAGTTTTGATGCGGAACCACCAGAATTACTGAGACATGCTGGTGCTGTAGAACCATCACTGGATCAA ACTCATATGTTATTCACTGATGGGCCAGGAATCGAAGCAGCTTTAGAaccaaaagaaaaagaaccaGTTCCAGGTCCATCGGTAACAGCACAAGCTATGGATATAGACATGCCTATTAGAGATGACGGCTTCGGTGGACATCTTGGACAAGATATTATAT cGGGAGGTCTGTTCGAGGGTGGTTTATTCGATGAAGCACCAATGGGTGAAGTACCTGTACCTGAGGTTAGTGCAGTAACAGAAGCACAAGAACCAGGTGTAGTCCCTGGAGCTCCACCCTCTGTTCACGATGAATCTGAAGAAGAAATGGGAGATCGCTTTGGAGGACCACCATCTCCAATGGGAGGAATGAG TTCTGATGAATCCAGACCCGTTTCCCCAGCCGCGACTGGAGAAGAAGCAGAAGGAAGAATAAGTGTTGCAAGTCGGCGTTTTACACCTGCTCCACCTACTATTCCCGAAGAGCGTCCAATGGAAGCTATCGAAGAAGCTCCACCGCTACAGGACCAAACTACATTGTTACACGATGAAGAAGAAAGTTTTGCTCTTGCACCAGTTGATGCATCTGCTCTAAAAG gATTCACAAAAGCTAAACGTAAGCGCAAGCTTATCGTAGATGAAGTCAAAAATATTTCTGGTGAAGAAATGAAAGCACAATTATCAGACACGAGTGATATTATTACAACTTTGGATTTGGCACCACCCACGAAAAGATTGATGCACTGGAAGGAAACTGGCGgagttgaaaaattgtttgcTTTACCTGGAAGACCAATACCAGCACGTGTATTATTTAAG AATTATCAACGACACTTAACAAGCAAGTCCTATGACCACGAAGACTTTGGACGTTTAGCAGGCGAAGAAGAGGGTATGCCCTTGGAACAAATGAGAGAACCCGTGGAAGTAGAATCGTTTGAACAATCTATCATAAGTAAACGCATGGGTCGTAAACGAAAAGCACCATTCGACGAGGag GTAAGGCCACCACCTCCTGCACCAGTACCTCCTCCAGTGGAAACCGCCCCCGAAGCAATAGAAGTTCCAAGCATAGTTGCCCAACCAAGTCTTCCTCCCCCGGAATCCCCAGTACCACCCCCGGAAGTATCTTTACCGACGGAACCATCGTTAGCCGAAATCAGTGGCGTAGTGCCTCCTGTAGAAGAAGTAGAAATGGCACCACCAGCAGCTGAAGCACCTATGCTTCCCTCAGAAATACCTGAAATTCCTCCAACCGAGGCTGTTGCCGCACCTGAAGAACCAACTCCAACCATTCCAACAGAACCGGAAGTTACAGCTGCGCCATCAGCTGAAATGCCTCAGATGGAAAATATGGGTTATGATCAG GCTCAACTTCAAGTACCCACCTATCCCGGATATGATGAACATCCTCCACCACCCCACACGCCTGCTATATCCGAAAGAGGGCCCGCGACTCCATGGAATCACGAAGACTACGAATTCCCACCATCTGTTGGACCT GAAGAGCAACAGATAGATGAAACTTATGAACAGTTTGAAGAACGAGTTCTTAACAAAAGAGCAGCACATATGTACCAAgttattaaaagtaaactAGAAACCAAAGATAGGTTGACGCTATCGGAAATGGCATACAAAAATAATCGTAAACAG GTTGCACAAAAATTCTATACCTTATTAGTTCTTAAAAAGTTCCAAGTATTAGAGCTGTATCAAGAACGCCCGTATACTGAAATTGTAGTCAACAAAGGACCAAAATTCGAAAATCCTGCATTGTAA
- the LOC114877808 gene encoding ferric-chelate reductase 1 codes for MSLTMRNTATAIILASSVFFVYGLPDGAPVDTCVKPSRPNEPHHGTARSRPVETSPYSFTASSSQYGPGSQITVTISGAPFKGFFIQGRDPDTNSWIGSWAQTENTNTHPECSAVTHADPEVKQHATLIWNAPPNARGRVYFTGTILKEYAEFWSNLVATTGH; via the exons ATGAGCTTGACTATGAGGAACACAGCGACAGCCATTATCCTGGCTTCCTCAGTGTTTTTCGTTTATGGCCTCCCCGATGGTGCACCCGTGGACACCTGCGTGAAACCATCAAGACCCAACGAACCCCATCACGGGACAGCGAGATCACGTCCCGTTGAAACGAGCCCTTACTCCTTCACAGCATCATCGTCTCAATATGGTCCTGGCTCGCAAATCACCG TGACTATCAGTGGCGCACCGTTCAAAGGATTCTTCATTCAGGGACGCGATCCCGATACAAACAGCTGGATTGGTTCCTGGGCTCAGACCGAGAACACTAACACCCACCCCGAATGCAGTGCAGTGACACATGCTGATCCCGAGGTGAAACAACACGCGACGCTTATTTGGAATGCACCGCCGAATGCACGAGGACGAGTATATTTCAC TGGAACCATTTTGAAGGAGTACGCAGAGTTCTGGTCCAACCTGGTAGCTACGACGGGTCACTGA